In Gemmatimonadota bacterium, the genomic window ATGCAAATTGCCCTGAATGTGTGTACCACGCACATGCGATCCAAACAAGCCCGTCGATCGTGGCAACAAACCATTGAAGATCCACAACTCGGTTATCGAGATACATGGGAGCCGGCCAATACAGAGCGTCCCGACGATGCATTGTCTCGAAAAGAATGCCGCGAGATGCTCGAAGAGAGCATAGAAGAACTGCCGCAGCGATATCGCCATGCCGTGCGATTGCGCTATGTACAGGATCGATCTTATGCAGAAATTGCCAGAGAACTCGGCGTGCCGATGGGCACCCTGAAAACCTGGCTTCATCGCGCGCGACACCAGTTGCAAGAATCTCTTAATGACACGGAACTTGCGGCAATGTAAAACGTCTTACAACGTGTTAGCGCAATAGCTGTTAAATTCTTACAATCGAAGGAGAAATACATTTTATGCACTGCGACATTTGCGGGCGCGAAAACGCGCACATCCACAAAATCGACCGCATGTATGGCAAGGGGAAACACACCGTCACCATTCGCAATATTCCCCTTGCGATATGTTCGACCTGTGATGAACGCTATTTTGCGCCTCGCATACCCGACAAAGCCGAGCAACTGAGTCCAGCACTTCACAAACACTCAGAATCTGCCTGTCTTGTATAGACAAGCAACTTAAAAAAAAGCCGCCGATAGATGTACCGGCG contains:
- a CDS encoding YgiT-type zinc finger protein, which translates into the protein MHCDICGRENAHIHKIDRMYGKGKHTVTIRNIPLAICSTCDERYFAPRIPDKAEQLSPALHKHSESACLV
- a CDS encoding RNA polymerase sigma factor; amino-acid sequence: MQYAEERDLVRRTLNGDAGAFNSLYKRHHARILATLIGRTRNRHDAEDLMQVTFLRAYRGLSGFRGEAAFSTWLMQIALNVCTTHMRSKQARRSWQQTIEDPQLGYRDTWEPANTERPDDALSRKECREMLEESIEELPQRYRHAVRLRYVQDRSYAEIARELGVPMGTLKTWLHRARHQLQESLNDTELAAM